In Setaria italica strain Yugu1 chromosome IX, Setaria_italica_v2.0, whole genome shotgun sequence, the genomic stretch GACGGTCACCACGACAATTAGCTAGGTTGGCGCTTGGCATGCAGCACGTAAGAGAGATCGACCCATGATTGCTCGTTTCCTTATTTTTACAATTATATTATTATGCTTGGGAGTGAGACAACCGTGTTTGTTCATCGATCTTTTTGAAAGATAAAATTTGCACAAGAAGTCTGGTTCATCGATCTATCACAAGAAAAAAAGTAGCATATATGTAGTGTGTTCTGTGACAGAGATCATAACTTTTTTGAGGACCTAACATCCTGTTCGTCGGACAAAAAAAATAACCTAACATCCTACTACTGTTCGAATCGAAACTATGTATCTAGGCATGATGCATATCTAGGTGTATAGCAggagttatgtatctagaaaagcttaaatgacctacaatttggcaTGGAGAGAGTATAAACTACCAAATGCATGCCTAAAGTACATATGAGGTTCTGCAACATGCTTGTTTGCTAACTGAGATGGTTAATATTAATGTTACAGTATGTGTTGGCCTATTTGACACGATATATGAACTTCAATGTATGCATGCAAGAAACAAAATTCTGCTCCCTTTCCCATTTTTTATGTATATGGTATGGAAATTGGGAAGGGAAGTGTTAAATGATGCATACTGTGGGTTCTTCTCCTGCATGTGACACCCGAATTTTCTATCTTCCTCCTTAATGCATATTTTCAAATACCCATATATCCCATCTACGAGATATAGCTTCTTCCATGCTGCAAGAcctttatttttgtttcaaatttgtcgGTACTGTTTTTTCCAACAATTTCTTTATATAATATAAGTGGCCAACATTGATAGTATATTTGATTCACTAGCTAAAAATCAAAACCGTAGGTAATGAGTTTATGGGGGATTACGTTGTTGGCAAAAACCATATTGGCCACTTAGGAAAAAAAGATACTAAATGGTGTTGATCACTATAGGCCACTTAAAAACTATAGAGACAGATGTAAACTCTAGATTTAATCATTTTGGAGTTAGATTCATGATTTTATATATGGATTTGGGGATAGCTAGAGAGGGAGAGTGTTTGGTGAGATCGATGGCAAGGCGGCAAGAAATTGTCGCCAGGGAAGGCTGGCAACTCGATCACTCCAAGTAGTCAGCAACAAGGCAGCAGATTCGGTGTTGGGGAACACTGGACTACTGGAGATATATAggtggggggcggcggcgaagagaGGATGAGAGGTGGTGAAGCTTACCGGCAAGCATGAAAATTGAAGGTGGAAAATGATCCCAAATCCCATAACCATTGGATCTAAATCCAATGATGCAAAATTCAGGTGAGGGAGGAGGCAAATAAAATGCCCCGATGCCTTGTATATGCCTAGTGATGAGTTTCATTTCCAATAACAAGCTTTGGTTGATTTTACGATCCTTACCACCAAATTATGCTAAAATTTGGTACCTACTACCTCCCCAATGGCCGTAAAAGGCTTCTACTCCTTTTGACCATTAAATTGATTATATGGAAACTAGCGGTAAACTGTGCAAACAGACGattaaaagcaaaaaaaaacacatgaaCACAGATTTAAATGGCCAACTAGGAGTAACCATGAACCAGTTTTTTGACAACATAAATTAACCGAGGCACTCCAGTAGATAAGCAAAAGCTCTCAGAGTCTCTACCATGCATGAATGCATCCTACGACAGTAGTCTAGACCTGTCAGGTTCAGGACGATCACAAGTTCAGAAAAGCAAAACCCAGCGAGCTAGTCACATGCATGCCGAAGCCACCCCAGGCGTCTCGGACTCGCCGCAGGGCAGCGCACACGCGCTGACGGTCTCGAGCTGCGCGACGGGAGCGAGCTGGTCACCCTGGCTGCCAGACGATCTCGATCTGTGGTCGACGCCCACTCGATGGCCCGCCGCGTGCGCCGATCGGAGCAGCAGCAtccggcacggcacggcggcATCATCATGCGAGACGAGACCTGTGGTCTCACTTgggcgccgcgtggccgccgcccttgcccttgtgcttggcggcggcgagcgccagCATGGACCCGGCGAGCTggttgacggcggcggcgagcccggcCACGCACTGCTCGCCGGCCTCGCGGCGCGCCTGCCGCGCGCGGCCACGCCGCTCCTCCACCGCCATCACCTCCcggtgccgccgctcctccgcggcctcccgGCTCTCCAGCGCCTCCGACAGGATCGCCGCGCACCGCCCGATCGCGCCGCTCAggacctcgtcgccgtcgtcgtcatcgGAGCACTCGGAGTCGGAgctctcgtcgccgccgccgtgatcgtcgtcgtcctcgcggTGGCGGTGCCCTTGTTCTTGGCGGTAATGGCCGTGCGTTCCGGGCGCTGGCGGCGTGCTGCTCCCTGTCCCTGGCCGCAGCTCGTCCAGCGACggccgcctcctcttcctctccggcGACTCGGGGTTGAAATGCGCTGCGCCGTGCCCGTGATGCCGCGTCTCTTGTTCTTGATTACATTGACAAAGAAACCAGTCACGCACGTCACCGTACATCGAGCACAAAAATGGCGCCCAAGAACTCGGAGAAAGATCAGACGCGTCGGAGACGTAGCGTACCTAGAGGTAGAGGTCGTGGCAGGACTTGAGCCAGCGGGGAGGCCTGCATGGGGACATCGAGGAGGCTAGAGGACGCCCCCAAGAacccgccgcctgcgccgctgctgccaccaccgccgctgccgcccgtgcTCATCCTCCTCTCGATGACCTCGCCCATGGCGTCGTATATCTCCCGGAGGAGGTTGCTAGGGaggcccttctccttcctctccgcCCTGCCCATCGCCCAGTAGCTGGGCGCTctgccggcgccaccgccaccgccaccgccggctgcCTCGTAGGCGCGCACCTTCTTGTAATCCCGCATGAGGTTGTCCCAGCGGTCGTTGCACTGGTTGTGGCTGCGCCGGCACCCGGCGCGCCAGCAGTAGTCCTCGACCCAGCGCCACCGCGCCAGGCCCTGGTCCCCCGGGTGCCGCTCCCCGTGCACCTTCCGCTTCGCCTCGATCAGCAGCATCGTCTCCGGTACCGTCCAGTTCCCCCTCCGGTAGTCCCTCGCCACCGtcagggcgccggcgccggccatgaCGACGCTCCTGGACTGCTCGTCTCCAGCTTGGCCGAGCAGGTTGGCACGGGAGCCGCCTTCCATGGCTGCCGCGGTCTGCTACTCTGCTGGTGGTGTTAAGCTCTGCGGTGGTGAGATCGATCGAGTAGCTATTTGTAGTGGGAAGGGTGAGATCAGTGTGTTATTTGATGGTGATGGCATGCTGAGATCTCacaagagaggagaggaggggagcccCCATGAGCTCCTAGGTAGATATGGTGGCATTGCTCTTAGCTCCAAGCGAGGTGGGTGCCTACTGCCTAGTGATGCCATTGTTGGCGGAAGATATATGATGACTGATGAGGATTGCATTGGATGGATCTTGCATGCATGAGGTGATGAGGGGAAGTGAAGTACCACCAATAACTACTTCATGCTTGTATCAGATTGTAGAATCACATGACATATTGGGATAGCAAGGGGGGAAAGGTGGCATCTATTTGGCTCCATGCACTGCCTTTtcatcccctctctctctcccctccctttATGTGGGCTTTTTTGACCTGGATTGTGTGGGGTTCTATTGAGTTTGACTACCTTTTCCTTACTCCTTGGCTTTGCTGGGTGCCGGCTCTATCTGATCATCAGCAAATGCATAGTGAGAGGAGTTTAAGGTTAAAAAGACATGAAGCTTTTATTTGCTTATTAGGGTTTCATGCATGGGAATGTTTTTGTTCTCCAAGCTTAATGGAGACTCAGTTATGCTAGCACTGTGGCTCCGTGATTCTCCCGTTAAAAAGCTCACTTTTTGGGAAGTGGACAGAACCACTGCAATCATTTGCTGAGGCCTGCAGAAAGTCCAATCTCATACATGTAGGAGAGAGTGATCAGACACCATGTTAGAGCATAATAGCCATCTTATTTAGGTAATGTGAGGGGATGTGCAGGTGACTAAAATTAACACTGGTCTTGGGGAGCAATTGTACGACCGATAACAGAGGCATCACATGGAGATGGCTGGTGTGGTGGCAGGGGAAAAAGGCTGGAGAAGAGAAAAGAAGGCTGGGGTGTAGATTGATTGCAGCTACCTAGCTCAAGGCTTTTAGGCGCATGTGATCTTTCAAGGAGAAAGGTATGTGCGTCGACTGACACGACAAAGGTCACCATTCACCACTGCCCTGCTCCCTCCGTGCAAGGACTTACATTGTTGGAAGGGAAGTGCCAGCGCCCGAACGTccgataattttattttatcggacgctccgtcgcaacattgaaaaataactatcgaaacatcaaaaatcaacacttgcaacatcgaggattgcaacacctttacatgcatgaaacatcccgaattgcttcgtgcaacattcaaaacagacacattgcaacaacaaaaaaaatatctcttacaacattgcaacaacgaaagaagaagagacgaaacaaagaaaacaactatatgcaacatcatgaacaagttggtgcaacacccgattgctggcaagtcagactgttgcaaaacagatgaaacatcaaaagccaccgttgcaacatccaaaaacaactattgcaacaccatgaggtacctattgcaacactcagatccacgacaaccaaCCTGCCGTcgaaggtcgtccaccatggccgccgcccgatccttccccgctcggatctcgccggggtcggggagagggccaccggatccggtgcaaaacagatgaaacatcaaaagccaccgttgcaacatccaaaaataactattgcaacaccatgaggtacctattgcaacgctCAGATCCATGACAACCAGCCTGCCACcgaaggtcgtccaccatggccgccgcccgatccttccccgctcggatctcgccggggtcggggagagggccaccggatccggggtGTTGGGTGCTCCCGGTTGGTTGAGGACGCCGGAgtgaggggaggggcgccgccaggGTGGGGGATGAGgttcccggagtggaggagcgcgCCACCACcagggtggacgaggaggacgccgtggtgggggagcgcgccgccgttggggtgggggacgaggccaccGGGGTGCGGAACGAGCCTACCAGGATGGATGAGGAATATGTCGggatggaaggttgaagaagaaaggggatGTGGAAGAAAAAAACGGTAGAAACAGATAAGAACAGAGCGGTGGGAGCGTCCGTCCGTCCGGACGGCCTGACGGTAGCGTTTCCATTGTTTGAATGGATGCTCTTCATCAAGTTGCTGGAGGTTTAATCTGCTGGATTCTGATGAACTTGTGTTGGATCTTTTGCTCTCAGGACTTAATTACTCAAACTTTGATATATCTTGCAGACCGTAAAGATTTGAAACGAACCCCGGGCAGGAGAGTCGTAGATTGTAACGATACCTTGACTGCTTGACTGCTGTGTAAATCTTATAATCGGACTTTGAAATGGTAAAAAAGGAAAACAGTACATCATCACTCGAGCTTCATATGGTTTGTGGTTCATACCAAATGAAAGTCCAAACGAGTGCTACACAATTAATGGTAGCTCAATCAACGTGCTAACTACTAAATCGAAGCCTCAAAACAACAAGGATTATCAGTGTGTGCTCAAGGACCACAAGGGTCGTTAGGGGCAATGGATAGAGACCAACAACAGCGAGGATGATAGGCAAGAGGAGTTCCTGAGATAGATGATTGTACAGGCGGGGCACGGAGGTGCACACAAGGAAGTGAAGCCATGCATTGTCCATCAATCTACTTACTCCATCCATTCTCAAATTTACGACGTTTAGGACTTAGGTCAAgcaaattaatttatttttaactaAATAACTTGTCCTaatgtcatatatttatggACATAGATAGTTACAATGATTAGGAATATGATGGGCAAGCGTTGACGCTAAAAAACCATATGTAAGAGGTGGGTGGAAAGGTGAGGGTGGTAGCAATATGCCAATACCAACAAACGACAACTTCTAGATGGAGTACAATGTTATCTTTCTGTATTTTTGCTTACAAATTGTCTTGAGATCTACAAGTCATTTGTTGGTAATGCTTCTAATATTGGGTGCTTCAACCCCGTCCACCGTGACTTTTCCATCAAGATCTGGAACAAAATTACTACTTCCCCATTCCAAAAATGTAAGGCGTTTTAGTTTATTCTAAGTCAAATTTTTCTAACTTTATAGAGAAACGTAGAACATCAAATTTCTTCTATTAAATCCACTATGAAATATGTTATATTTATTTGATAGCGTAGATGCTAATATAATTTTCTATACAGTTGGTGCAATTTTAGAAAACTTTGAGttaggataaaactaaaacatatTACATCTTAGAACGGATGGAGGAAGTGAGTAGTGATAAGACAATTAGGAATTTAGGGCTTTTTAATTTCATTGAATTAAGTTGTCCTTTCTTCTTTGCATGATGGGGTCATACGCACATGTAGATTAGCGGCACATTTGTAGATCCTAAAAAATAACAATCTATTTGGGTGTGGGAGGGGGATGCCAAACCCCTCAGATAATCAGTTTGACCTACTGCACAtgataataaaaaaaatgcaaatacaAAGTGCACAATTTAGAAATGCTCGATTCCACATTTTAAGACATGTAACGGTGCGCTTGTGTACTCGTCATCTTATATCCTCACAAAATTCAGACCGAAGTCTTGtccataaaaaaaaagacaattCTGATTATGTACagaattgtaattttttttgggaTGGAGTGAGTGAGAATGCAAAAACAATTTTTTTCAGTTTTCCCCTTGATTTTCAGGGATGCAACAAACTAAACAACCACCACGGATGAAGACAAATCACCCAAACAAGCCCCACTAGCCAAGCAACAGGAGGTCGTCAGTCACTGACACCCGAGCACCGTCAGCGGGCCCACGCTACATGACCAGACAGCTCGCGCCTCGCGGGTAGTGCCCGCCAGCGTAGCACAAGCATTTCCGGCAGCGCGAGGTTTCCTTCCTGTTCCTCCCAGGCTCCCATCGATCTGCACGCCCTCCCCACCGGCCGGTCGCGCGCCTCCGCCTACCCCCTGcccgtcgccgtccgccgctCCCCGCCCCCCAAAACCCTACTAcccctgccgcctccgccgctccccgCCCCGTGCCATGGCCACCAACGGCAGCTCCCCGGTACGCGCGCCGCGGCCCAGCACCGCTGATTCTGTTTTTTTCCCCCCCTTGTTCCCCTCTCCCTAAGATGGTGGCGTTTTGGTTGATATTTTGTTTTGGGCGTTGGGGATTTTGCAGAGGGTTCGGGACACGGAGAGCAGCCTGGAGAAGGTGAAGCGCCAGCTGTCGTCGGGGTCTGGGAGGTACCTGCTGCAGGGGCCCCTGCTCAAGCGATCTGAGACGGTATGGTGATTCCTGGCCTAGACGTTCACGGGGTGATGGCTCGTGCGGGATTAATTAGGCGTGTGGAGTGGAGATTCGAATTGTGCGCTAGATTTTGTTAACCGTAGGGTTTATGCCTGGAAGGGTTCGGCTTTGGCGCTGAATTTGGTGTTAGTATTGGACTATCGGTTAATTGTGTAGTAGTAATTGAAGCGTGGCAGCGGAAACTTTTTGGATGGGATTAGATAGTGTGTTTCTGTACATTGTCTTAGTATATCATGATCGGTGACTTAGTTTTACGAAAATCACCAGGTTATAATTGGGAACAGTGCATTGAATTGTGTTTTGCTCACAATTTGGTATTATAATATTGGGTTTTAgcagggagagaagaggaaacCTTTATTGTCCTAAGAATAGTAGAAGTGTAGAACTTATTGAAATTCTTGCCGTTGATATTGCGGATGTATCCTTAGATTGTGAGGGTGGCAGTGTGAATGGTTGCGCTGGCCACACATTGAAGAGTAACTCTGTTGGTGTTCCTTGACTCGCTACGGTCCTAGATAGTATTATTTGATTGTTTATTACCTGGGACCAACTGTTTCCATATGCACAACTGTCATAGTAAACATAGTTTTACTCTTTTCCTGATTAGGTTTCTACTTGCGAGCGTTATGCAACAGTTTCATCTTCCAAACTCTTATGATCTTCTTTCAAACAGCTGCGGAAATGGAATGAACGATGGGTCATATTGGACCCCACATCTGGAAAGATGGAATACAAGTATGGAACCTTCCTGTTTCATAACCCAAAATGCCAAGTAAATTACAGCTATCACCTTAGCATTCGCTGATGTTTTGGTGCAGACTCCGGAGGAATGAAACTGCCATTAAGGGGGCTATTCTGTTTGATGCCTCAAGCACCATTACTTTATCTCCTGTGAACTTTCAGTAAGACTATCTCATGAACATAGCTTTTTCTTAATACGTTGTACCTAAATTTTTGAGTTATAACCTACAattattctcattttttttcagaGGGATGCCAAAGTATGATGGTTGCTGCTTCTGTATCCTATTTTTCGTATATTTTGATGCCAAAgagattttttagaaaaagCATGTCTTAAATAGTAATAAGTAAAAGTATCTTTGCTGCTTTTAGTATTCCTTTACTGTATTTAGACATCGGAACTCCTCAAAAGAAGGATTACTTTCTTTGCGCTGAAACTCCTAGTGCTGCGAAAGCTTGGGTATCTACATTAAAGTAAGCTTTCTGATCCCTGACCAGTCAATACATGCTCAATACGGTTTGTTTCACACTTTTATCAGGCAAAGTACCTAGCAAAACTTTATCTCAGTGCAAAATGCAAACTCCAATGTGATAATTGGATGATAACAGTGTCCCAGTGGAAACCACTGCTTCTAATTTCCCATGATGCAGACCTTAAGGATGTGATCCACTTCCTGGTGGAGGTTCAACATAaaatttgtgtgtgtgtgtatgggggggggggggggggggtcagatcggggcaatcgtaagggacaacgtgcccatcaacatTAGGGaatggtgtttcaaaccgggataaaaaggcttctcagggtctttttttcccactagccctTTGAAACcggggataaaaggtcccgggttagtaacccccccccccattGACTGACTTTTAATatcggttggtgaaccttttattcCCGGGCAACTTTTAAACCGGAAAAAAGGGGANNNNNNNNNNNNNNNNNNNNNNNNNNNNNNNNNNNNNNNNNNNNNNNNNNNNNNNNNNNNNNNNNNNNNNNNNNNNNNNNNNNNNNNNNNNNNNNNNNNNGCTTTGTTCACCACTATGCTCCCGCCCCTGCCACTCAGATTGATCCGAGAATTTGTGATAACACTTCATGCTTAGGCTAGGGATCATCTATTTCAGTTTCAGCACTCTAGTAATGATAAAATAACCTGAAGAACCCTTCCGTCGGATCAAATTTGCATGTTGTGGTGTAGCGGTtaaattcttctttttttcagcCCAGTAGTTACTAATTTGGCACATTGTGGTACTATGCTGATATCTACTTTGCATAGTTAAGCTACTCAATGTTGAGTTTGAATCCTATTCCTGTTGCTGTATCCTGACTGTAGTTCCGTGTGTCTTGTTGTTATTACACCATCTCCTTTGCATAGTTAAACTACAACACTGGAGTCATTCTCATTACTGCATCCTGACTAGTTATCCGTTGTTATTAAACAGTGCAACTCAGTTAGTACTACGAGCTCATAAAGAGGCAGTAAATTCTTTGGCTGGGAATGGCTCTCCAGCTACATTAGGCACTGTTGCTACTGCAGTTGCTAATGCTAATGCAACAGCCATGGAGGCTACCAAGGAGATAGAAGCAGCAATGAAGGTTTCGATGAGGGCAGCTCTTGGGTTGGGTACAAATAACTCCAATGAGGGTCAACTAGATGACCTAACAATCATGAAGGTCTGCATTCATCTCTTAATAACTGTTACTTCATTTTTCTGTTCAAAAATACTATTGTGATAACAGTTCTCTAAAATAGATTCTATTGTTAACACTTGTGAATTAACTTAGTTTTTGCTGCAATCCCAGTAATATATTCACTTGAAACTTAAAGTTTACTTTTATGGTTATCATATACTACATTTGCATCATTTCTTCCATATTTTGATTTGATACTATTAAGTGTAATGTTAGTTAAGATGCCTGAGTCAAGATACAATGTGCTATTAACAAATTTAGATGAAAGTCATCACTAGAACAGAATGCTATGAAAAATGTCGTTGTGTTTCATACTTCCAACTTTTGCTAATAGTATTGTAGTTTCATGATTTACATTGCCAAACTGTTCAGATGTCATTGTGTGGCGACACATGCAGATTGTGCATGAGTCATGACTGGGGCATTCTTAATTATATCACCATGCATGATTTGATCAATCCTTCTTGCTCTGTTTTTTGCTCATCCAGGAGACTCTCCGAGTGAAAGATGAGGAATTGCAGCATTTGGCTAAGGATATCCGTTCTCGTGATGCTACGATAAAGGAAATAGCAGACAAATTGACAGAAACTGCAGAGGCTGCGGAAGCTGCTGCTTCGGCAGCACATACAATGGATGAACAGAGACGACTTCTATGTGTGGAGATTGAGCGCCTAAAACAAGCCTTGGAAAGGCAAATAGAACAATCAATGCTTAAGGTAAAAATTTCATATCAATTTTGATCTGTTGGTCTTCTGAATTCATGACGCAAATATGGTCTTGG encodes the following:
- the LOC101779716 gene encoding differentially expressed in FDCP 6 homolog, whose product is MATNGSSPRVRDTESSLEKVKRQLSSGSGRYLLQGPLLKRSETLRKWNERWVILDPTSGKMEYKLRRNETAIKGAILFDASSTITLSPVNFQGMPKYDGCCFYIGTPQKKDYFLCAETPSAAKAWVSTLNATQLVLRAHKEAVNSLAGNGSPATLGTVATAVANANATAMEATKEIEAAMKVSMRAALGLGTNNSNEGQLDDLTIMKETLRVKDEELQHLAKDIRSRDATIKEIADKLTETAEAAEAAASAAHTMDEQRRLLCVEIERLKQALERQIEQSMLKLRQSEEKVISLSKEKDQLMKERDAAFQEAYMWRTELGKAREQAVIQEATIARAEEKARASEADAAARIKEAAEKLHAVEKEKEELLALVGVLQSQVQREQSSTKQVCEERSESCSGADNSPPLTKHVDASDDNVDKACVSDSRSVLLSSDSTEVQLAVDGVDIRPIGDAEWGTFQQSEALIADVREVSPEAEGGSLDIPVVNPPPVSDHIQGGTTHP
- the LOC101769216 gene encoding uncharacterized protein LOC101769216; this translates as MEGGSRANLLGQAGDEQSRSVVMAGAGALTVARDYRRGNWTVPETMLLIEAKRKVHGERHPGDQGLARWRWVEDYCWRAGCRRSHNQCNDRWDNLMRDYKKVRAYEAAGGGGGGGAGRAPSYWAMGRAERKEKGLPSNLLREIYDAMGEVIERRMSTGGSGGGGSSGAGGGFLGASSSLLDVPMQASPLAQVLPRPLPLEQETRHHGHGAAHFNPESPERKRRRPSLDELRPGTGSSTPPAPGTHGHYRQEQGHRHREDDDDHGGGDESSDSECSDDDDGDEVLSGAIGRCAAILSEALESREAAEERRHREVMAVEERRGRARQARREAGEQCVAGLAAAVNQLAGSMLALAAAKHKGKGGGHAAPK